ACGTTCACCCTAATTATCATATTGCTTGGAATGCCCTTGCTAGAGGACATATTCAGGGAATATGGGACCGCAGGGAAATGAGTAAAAATGTGTATCAATCCCTCTTGACCATGGGGGGTAGAAACCTCTACTACCGTTAGCGGGTGTTTTTTTCGACACATCTACGGATTGTCCAAAACCATTTGGTGGGTTAAAGAAGAGAAGTTCTTTGTCCATTTTGTCAAATGCGTGTTCAAACTGTTTGTTATTTGGCGCAGTTGAAAGCTTTAGCCATTACTGCCATTTGATGGCAACCAACAGAAAATAATTCAGAGGTTCATATAATGTTGAATATTAAAGAGCTACTTGAAGAAATTAAAGCTTCTCCCTACGAAGAAGTTGAAATTTCCGTTCCACATACTGGAAAAATTGAGTTTTGTGGTCTTAAAGCCGGTGATAAAGTAAGCGGGCCTACTGGGGAATGGAAAGAAAAATCAGGAACCGCACTTGCTAAGTTGACCAGAGAAAGAAATACCAAAAATATTTATGCTCCTGAAAAGGGAGAAATTGTTTCGATTAGACAGGACCTTGAAGGCCAGTTTGTTGAAGCAGGTGAAGTTCTTATCAAGATTCGTCATTTTCTATCTAAGGAAGAAGTGATACATCTTATTTTGAAGAAAGCTCTTTTTCTTTTTAATTCTCCTGAAAAGGCTAAATATTATTTTACGCCTGAAATTGATACAAAGATTAAAGGGTCTGGCGAACGCTCTGTTAAAGTTCGTGACGGCCTTGAGCTTTTTATTGTTTCGCGCATGAAAAGAGAAACCCCTTTGAATTATGCAGGGCCTGAAGGTCTTATTTATGCAGTTTATTTTCATAATGGAGATAATGTTGATGCCGGCCAGCCTCTTATCGGAGTTTGTCCTGCTGATCAGCTCAAGCATATTCAAGAAGTTGTAAACCGCGTTCAAAGTGAGTGGGAAGAAAGAGACTAATCATTCTATTTTTAAATCTAAGAGGATTATTCGTATGGGAAATGTACTTCAGATAAGAGTCATGGCTAAAACTTACGATGAATCTCAGGTTGAAAAATCATGGCCGCATTTAGTGGCAATGACATGGGCTGATCCCCGGGCAGAAGGGCGGACGCATGGAGTGATTGAGCTGGTTGAAGATCTTAAAGATAAATTTGAGCTTGGTATGCTGTCTAAGACAGAAGAACAAGAGCTTGGAGATTCTATAAAGAAGGCTTTTAATTTCAAGTTGCAACTTGAAGATGCTCTTGGTGACTGGAAAGCAACTGAAGCTAACACAGTAAGTTTTGCTCTTGAAGATTTGCTGGATGATTTAGAGAAGCAAGCTGTTAAAATTAAATAACTATACGGACATTAAATATAAAGGAGTCGCAAATGGCTGGAAGCATGAACAAGGTTATTCTGATTGGGCGCATTGGACAAGATCCTAAAATTTCATACACAACCTCTGGCCAAGCTGTGGCTAGTTTTTCCGTTGCCACTGATGAAGGATATAAAGATCGTAATTCAGGGCAGAAAGTTGAAAAAACTGAATGGCATAATATTGTAGCATGGCGTGGTACTGCAGAGTTTGTAAGTAAATATCTTAGCAAAGGCCGCTTGGTTATGGTTGAAGGTAAACTGCAAACTGATAAATGGCAGGATAAGAACGGACAGGATCGCTACACAACTAAGATTCAGGCTAGCAATGTTCAAGGTCTAGACAGCCGTCAGAGTGATGGTGGGTACCAGGGACAGCAGCAGGTGCAACAGCAGGGACAGTATAATCAGCAACCTCAGCAAAATCAGCAGAATCAGTACAACCAACAGCCTCAGCAGAATTCTTATAACAATGCTCCGCAGCAGCAGAACGGCGGCCCGCAGGAAGAAGATCTTGGACCTGCCTTTCCTTCTGAAGCAAGCGGAATGGATGAAGTTCCTTTCTGATTTGTCGTGTGTAGAGAGTGTCCAGTTACTGACGGGAGGATTGCTTTTAATCCTTGAACTGGTAGGCCGTATAAGATTTTATGGAGTGGTTTTAACCACTCCTTTTTTTTTGACTAATCAGTGAGATTTTTTGTGTGTTTTGAGTTGTACTGATTTTTCGATTACATACTGTGATAATGATCGTAATTATGAATATGAGGTGTGGCTGTCTCGGTGGAAGTGAATTGCTACATAAATAACGGACAGCCAGTTTTAGATTAGGCAGCTAGTTTTTGTTTACGGTAATATTCCTGTTCAAATTGTTCCGGTGAAACATAACCGATACTGGCATGTCTTCGTTTCCTGTTGTAGAAAATTTCAAGGTAGATAAATATATCCTGCTTTGCTTGTTCTCTGGTTTTGTACATCGTACGATAAACACGTTCCCTTTTCCGTTTATTGAAAAAAGTCTCTGCGACAGCATTATCCTAACAGTTTCCCCTACGACTCATACTGCTTATACAGCCGAATCTGCGAAGAGCCTATGAAAAAGAAGTGCTGGTGTACTGACTCCCTTGGTCAGTGTGAAAAAGCACATTTCCCGAAGGCCGTCTGTTGCTGATCGCCATATTTAAAGCCTTACAAGCCAACTCTGCATCAACACGGTTAGACATAGCCCAACCCATTATTTTTCTGGAAAAGATATCCTGCACAACGGCAAGGTAGAGCCAGCCTTCTCTTGTCGAGATGTATGTTATATCTGAAACCCATTTCTGGTTTGGCTCGAGAGCCGTAAAGTTACGAGAAAGAACATTTGGAATGACACTCTTATTTTTAGGATTTCATTTTTCATGCGAAGACGGGAATTTTTCTCGTGTACTTTTTTCATTTCATCGGAAGCTGAAATGTTTTGAAATTGAGGTGGAACATCCTTTAATTTGCTATATTTTTTAGACCATTGCCGGATTGACCACGAACTACAACTAAGCTGATCCGCTGCTTCATTAAAAGAATATCCTAGATCAGTAACTAGTTTAACGGCAGATTTCTTAAATTCTTATGAATACTTTTGCTTACTCATGAGCGTTTCTCCTGCATGAGCTGAGCTTAACCTCTCGGGCTGTGTCCGTCATCTATAGAGCAGTTCAGTAGTCTTAGCCTTATCTACAGCCAGACTCTTTAGCCCACTCTAGATCCCCGAGCAATTCTGGCAGCAGCATCTTTTTCTGAATCAAGCTGCTCAACTGGCACATAAATAGTCAGATAATCATTTTATTTAGATGTAGAACTTTTTTTATCAAAGAAGTTTTATCATAACGCCTTGGGTAACTAAGAACTATATCAATCACATTCTGTGTATGGATATTGACCTCAGTACTAACTGATTATTGATATATAGTTGGGTAAGAATAGTTTTTTTGCTTATTTTAACGATGTTGCTATTTTTTTTTATTCTGCTGTGATAAAGCTATAGTATGTAAATAATTATATCTATGTAATTGTTAATATATTGAGGGCGTACAGTGAGCACTATATCCTTTAGGATCAAACAGAAAGTATTGAGAGAACTGAATTGCGCAGCTGCTTTTTTGCTATTTGCAGGGGTTTGTCTCTGTCTATGTATGGTGACTCTTTCTGGGTGTGCTGAGCACTCTTCAGGATTTATATTTACACAACAAGATATAACTATTTCTGTATATGTGACTCCGAACGCTAATAACAGCAGTGCTGTAGCAGTAGATGTACTTATGCCTTTGACTGATGAAACTCAAACAGCTGTTGCTTCGTTGTCCGCGCGACAATGGTTTTCTGGAAAAGAGCAGTTTCAACGTGATTATACGTCCAATCAGGACTATTGGGTCCTGCACCATGAGTATGTGCCAGGCATTGTCGTCTCACCTATAGCTATCAATCTTAAAGATCAAACTAAATCTATTATCATCTTTGCCGACTACCAGACAGAGGGCGTGCACCGTTTTCATACAACACGTGGAGGCAATATGGTCCTTACGTTAGGTAGGTATGATTTTACCGTTGTTGTACCCAACACTAAAGAACCAGGAACCGGAAATGAGTAATTCTTATGTTATCCCTGACGCCGTCCTGTGGCATGAGGGTATGCTTCTCATGCCACAACATTTTCAGGCGGCAGATCAGCACCATGAAGCACAGTTACATTACAGGATGATGAACCTTAATCCATTCAGTTGGGGGGTAAATTTTCTTGAGATAAATCAAGGCCTTTTGCTTCAAGGCATTTTCCGTGTCCTCAATTTGAGTGCCGTTATGCCAGATGGACAGGTAATATGTTTTATGAATGACGAAGTCAGGCATGCGGAATTGGAAATATCTCTTGATATAACGGCTACTGCACAACCGGAAGGAGTGTGTATTTGGATCACAATACCAAAACATGCTGATGGGACATTGGCTGATGACAAAACGGCACGATATAAAAGTCGTGAAACGATAGTCCGAGATCAGACCACCGGTGAAGAAATTCAGGTTCCTGGTTTAGTACCTAATATTGCATTGTGGGCAGGAGATACTCCTCCTTCTCGATTTAGTGCCTTGCCGTTGGCCCGTGTTCAGGCAAAGGGCGTACAGTTTTTTCTGACTAAATTTGTTCCTCCGCTCATGGCTGTTTGTAACGACACAAAGCTGTATTTGCTGTGTAATATGTTGACGGAAAAAATAAGAAGTAAAGCAGCTACATTGGTAGATAGAGCTGCATCATTAAGTGCAAACGAATCTTCTTTATTGCTGGAAACTCGTTTTCATATGTTAAGTCTTCTTACAGGGCTTTCAGCATTTGAAGCGTTGCTTCATTCCGGCGCTGCACACCCGCTGACATTGTTTACAGCAATGCACAGCCTTGCAGGGGGGGCAGCTAGTATAGGCGGAACATTTCTGCCTCCACGTGTGGACTACGAACATACAGATCCAATGCGGTGTTTTAAAAAATTAGCCGCATTCATTTGTCGTATGATCGAAACAGGTATTCCAGAAACATATAAAACTCACGTTTTTAAACAAGAAAAATCTGTATTTACACTTGAACTAAAGAACATCCCATACGTGGAGGGAGATTATGTAATAGGTGTGTTTTTTGGTCCAAGTGATGATCCTCAGAAAATAAAGAAATGGATGGATCGGGCGGTTATAGGCAAGGATGAAACTCTGAAGAAACTTATGAAGCAGCGTACCATAGGTGCCCATCGTAATATTCTTGATCGTATCCCCGGTATGGTAACACCTGTTAAGGCTATTCTTTATAAAGTTCATATTGATGAAACAACGACTCCTCCCAATGAACTTTTCATTGCCGGTGTAGCTGAAGGGCAAGACATGTTGCGTCCTTCCTCTATAAGCCTATTTACTTTTAATACAGGAAACAACTACACACCCTCAGCTAATGATCTTGCCGAAAATTCAAATCTTGTTCCAGAATCAAATATGCCGGAAGGAGTGAAGTGATGATAACGGCACGATCTATTTCAAGTACGGCTGGGAGTGAACGTTTGGAGAATTCGGTTATACGACAGTTCAGGGAGTTCAATGAACTGCTTTTCAAAGTCCTAAATGTTGCACTGTCAAAGCAATCTGATCATAAGTCGCCGGAGCAGCTTCAGGATGAGCTCATACAACTATTGCAAAGTCAGATAAAAATGCTCCCTCCAAACAGTTCTACGGAGGGCCAGCTTGTGATGGTCGGCTTAGCTGACGATCTATTTTTGTCTAATGAATGGTATGGCCAAGCATGGTGGAATTCCAATCCACTTGAATATAGACTTTTCGGAACCAGATCTGCTGGTGACAGGCTATATGTAATCGCCGACCGTATAATTTTCGAACGTTCACAGGACAATGTAGCATTAGCGGCAATACTTCTTGATGCCTTTGCCCTAGGTTTTACAGGAAAATATGGAGATTCTGTAAACAGCATACCTACAATATACCGTACTGGTCTGAGGGAGTTGATTGTTCTTGGGCGTACTCAGGAAGAGCTTTCACAAACAACTTTTTGTCCAGATGCTTATGGGCGTAATTTTACTCCAGCTGTAGCTCGAAGTCTTCCATCTATTAGATACTGGGTGATTGGAGCTGGCTTAGTGTGCGCGGGGTTGCTTGTTCTTTCTCATTTGGTTTGGTTTTCAGCTATTGACCAGCTTAGGGATGTTCTTAATCAGTTACCTGTGTAGAGGCTTTAATGTCATTAGCCTTAATAGATATGATTCGCCCACATTTGTCCTTGCTCCTTTTTGGGGCGGGCATAAGTACTTTGCTGTTTGCTGCTGTAACAATGTTTGTTCTGTGGCGCATTCATAAATCAGCAGAGAAGTCTACTCAAGTTGAGTCTGAAGGCGATGAGGAGCAGAGCGAACATTTAGATCCTACAAAGAAAGAGATACGTTTTAGCCTGCAAAAACAAATGAATGAAACCGCCAGATCAATCGGTTTATGGCGTTTACGTGATGTTCCGTGGTGTCTAGTGATCGGAGATGCTGAGGACGGTGGTGAGACTCTTTTGGCCAATGCAGGAGCGCAAAAGTCCAACGGCAGTATGTTTAACTGGTTTCAGTTTAAGCAGGGCGTAGCTCTTGTTCCGCTTGGTTCACTGGGTGATATTGGGAATGTTCACGCCAAATATGCTTTTACCTCCCTGTTGAAAGTCATGTTGCGTTATAAGCCTCGCAGGCCTCTTGACGGACTTATCATTGTGCTTCCAGTGCAAAACCTTGCCTCTATTGATAAAGCTGAGGCTTTAGGAGAGGCCGTAAATTCTCAGCTGGCCCATTTGCAGGATACGTTGGGAATACGTCCACCAATTTATTTATTGGTCACTTCTTGCGAATGCATTAAAGGATTCTCTGAAGTTTGTAATGTCCTTTCTTCTGATCAGTTGCGTCAAATGTTCGGTTGGGCGAGTCCGTATGTTCCAGATGCTACATGGTCTTCTGAGTGGATGAACGAAGCTGAACGAAGCGTATTGGGGGCATTGGAAGATCTTCGCAGCGAGATATTTTCTCGACCGATAGAGCCTAAAACCGCTGAGCATATTTTTGCATTTCAATCCCGTCTTAAAAGTTTTTTTAATCCATTGCAGCATCTTACGAGCGAAATTTTTCGTCATAGCGTTTATCATGAACCGTTTCAATTTCGGGGCATTTGGTTTTGCGGTTCTCCAGTTGGTAGGCATAACCAAGGTGCAGTCTTTATTCGAGAACTTCTTTCACAAAAAGTATTTATGGAACATTCCTGCGCTGTCCCAATTCGCCGAATAATGACTAGGCGAACAGGTATAATCCGTGCTGCTCAGTTCCTAGTTGTTTCTATCCTATGTACTTGGGCCGTTTTTATCTGGGGTGGAAGCAATGCCCTGCAAAGAGATGTTCCTACGGTGCTGCCCGTGGTCAGAACGTATATTACTATGAACAATGCAGCTGGCATGACGTGGTGGACTGAAGGGTTGCAAATTCCGCAAAATCGTCTTGAAAAAATGGCAACTAGCGTTCCTCGTATCCAAAAGGTCTTTCAGAATAACGCACGCACTCTTCTAATGACGATGGAAGGGGCAAAAGATGGTTGGCTTACGTCTATCGTTTTTCCAACAAGCTACTTGTATAGGATTGAGTCACGCATCGACAAATTGTACAGCCTGATATTCAACGAAATAATCCTCAAAGGAATTACTCTCGGTCTGCTATATAAAGGGGATGAAATCTACAATGATCCACCTACAATTACAATTTCAAAAGGATCAGATGATTCTTTGATGGATCTACCTGCATATAAAGAGTTGAATCGGTACATCAATGATTCCGCTCTCTTTAAGACTCGTTGCGAGCAATTTAACAATCTAAAAAATATTCACAATGTCGACGACCTGAAGGATATAATAAATTACGTTTTTGATCTCGATTTAGAGAATGTGTTCAATGAAAACAGAAAGAGGTTGGAAGGTATTATGGCGGAAAGTATCTACCAACGCATCGACCTGAGCAAATACGCTGCCCGCGCTGTAACAGCATTTAATAGCAGAATGTCGCTTCTTTATGATCAAATGTTTGACGATAATCCATTGCTGCGTGCCACAGATGAACTCGTCGCCGCACTAGGCTCACTCACGAAAAATGGAGGTTCGTATCGCCCAGGTAGTGAAGAGGTTAGAGTTGAGGATGACATTGCCGCAGTGCGTGAGCTTTTGAATAATCCAGAACAAAGTTGGCCGACAAAAGTTGCTTTGCCACCAAATTGGCCTATTGAGGATCTTTTCACAAAGGCCGCCTCAGAAACTCTGTTACGTGCAGCTACTGTTAATATCTGGCGTAAGAAAGGTGAGACTAGACGCCGGGGGCTCTACGTCGATTTGGCAAAAAAAAGTTCACCGTTTACTGGCTCATTTTTTATCACCGAAGCTTCTGGTCTTACTCTGAGACCAATGGTTTGTCTGCTACAGCAATCAATCTCTGATTTACGAAAACAAGTATTCATGCGTAAGGCTGAGGATTTTCCACTTTCTTCAGATATACCTCCGGCTACACGTCTTGTCTGGAAAATATCTATGCTTCAACAAGCAGTAGGGCTTGCAGCGCCTTTTGATGTCTATTTCAATAACGAAATGAAAGAATTCCCCAGCACGTTTCGTAGTACAGTACAAAAGCAGGGAGGGCAACGCTTATCCGAGAATATAGCGGCTCTTATTGGTCAGGCACAGCAGTTCGTACCTGTTCATAGTTTAACTTATTCCGGCCGTTTCAGGCCAGAAGGTTATGGGGCAATTAATTTCAGTCAGGCCGCACCTCTTTTATTGCGAATTCTCGATATATATAATCAATTGGGACAACAATACGAGCGTTCCGAACTGTCCGCTGTTGTTGACAAGCAGGCTATGGATCTTCTGCGCAGAAGTGATGAAGCACTTAAAAAAGAAAATTTATATACCCCTAATTATCAATCACTTGATAGGTGGGACGGAAATACTCCTGCTTCGGTGGCTATTTTTGGGCTGCAAAGTAAAAAAGAACTTGTTTCGTATCTTGCTTCTCAACGTGATAGAATTCGTCTTATTTCTACAACCTGGGCAGAACCGGCTCTGGCCTATTTGTATATGCGGGATGATTTTACTCAGGATGACTTCTCTATCATTACTCGGTGGGAAGATATAATCGATGACCTTGATCAATATGATTCGCATATCCTCGGCAATTCGTTGACTCAGCTTGAGCAATACGTGCTGTATGGTCTTGGCAATCAGACCTCAGTTCCCCCTGTCGCAGGAGATGACTGGTTTAACCAAAAAACTGTTGCATTATATGAAGCCGTACACAAGCGGATTGACTGGTTGTATTTACAGAGATTTTCACAGGCTTGGAATCAGGCCGCAGATTATTTTACCCAAAAACTGGCCAGTCATTTTCCTTTTTCGTCCCCGTTAAATATTCAGGAAAGTGCGTCTCCAGACGATATCCTGACTTTTCTGTCAATGTTGCCTCAGCCTCCTGATGCAGAATTGCCGATTAATATTCAGCGTTTTTTGAAAAGCATAGAAGATATCCGCACATTTATGGGTGATTCGAAACAAGGTGAGAGTCTTGGCCCGTTAAGTTTTGATGTCGAGCTCGCATTTCATGATCCACAATACGGGGAGCTCAATACAGATCAACTTATCGATCAAAAATTGCAACTTGGCAGGACACTCTTATCGTGGCGCAATGGTGAACGGACAGGACTGTGGAGTTACGGTTCACCTGTTATGTTTACTCTTCAGTGGGCTAAAGACGGCCTGCGTATCCCCATAAAGATAGAAGATGATTCCGGTACATCTGACTTACAAACAACTGTTGTTTATAATTATGATTCTCCATGGGCTCTATTAGCTTTTATGCAGGCCAATCGATTTAAGGATGAGTTTCTTGTCGATGGAACTACTCCTAAATCTGGAACTATGATGTTTGAAGTTCCCACAAAGCGTAAGGGAGCAAAGGATGTGGGCAGTAGTTCGGTTAGAATGCCTGTTGAAGAAAGTTCCACAGGGGTGGTGAGGTCATTCTTGAGAATAACGTTACGTAAAGTAGGTAAGGCCGGAAGTCCTCCAGGAAATCAGATCACTCTTCCTGATGAGTTCCCGCAAGAAATGCCAAAATTTGATCCATATTCTGTTTGGTTGAACTCAAAGAAATTTTAGGAACAGAGGCAGGTATTCATATGGAACACAATACATTCACTTCGTCCACCGGGACGGACCCCGTAATTGATTTATCGTCGCTTCTCGCACCATTGTCGGAGGCTTTTCCGTGCGGCGAATACCTAATTTATTCTGAAACTTATGATGCCATTAAGGACGCGCGAAGAGAAGAAGACGCAAATTTACCCCGTGGAGTATGGGCCCGCGAACTTAAGCGGGCTGACTGGCCAAAAGTTTTAAGATTATGCGAGGAAGCCCTCGTGACTTCAAGTAAGGATCTGCAGATTGCTGCATGGCTTACGGAAGCTTCGTTGTGCATTCATGGTCCAAGAGGGCTATGCGAAGGTTTGAGCCTGATGCAGGAACTTACCAAAACCTTTTGGGATACAGTTCATCCTTTGCCTGATGGTGATATGGATAAACGAACTGCTCCGTTTTTTTGGATGAATGCAGCCTTGGCAGAGCGAATCAAGTTCATAGCCATTACTGAGCCGGATATACACCATGGGCGCATCTATAGCTATGCGGACTGGGCGGAAGCCGAATATTTAGAACATATCGGGGCGCGTGATAAAGCAATTCTTAAGCAAGCAGAACGGGATGGCAAGCCAACCAGAGAAGTAATCAATCAAGCCGCGGATTCAACCTCTGCTCCGTTCTATGGTATTTTAATCAACGATCTTTCTGAATGTTTGGCGAAACTAAATGCTCTTGAGGACCTATTGGATACATTGTGCGGTAAGGATTCTCCAGGGTTTGGACTTTTGCGAGAAATGCTCCAGTCCGTGCTTGTCCGTGCCGAAACATGGAATAAGGAAGAAAATTGCACAGTGACAACAGATGAAACTGTGGAAGCAGTTGACGCTCAAGAAGGGGGCACAGCATCAGGTCCTGTAATCTCCAGCCGTCAGGAAGCCTACCGCCTTTTGACTCGGGCTGCTGATTACCTCCTTGCTACGGAGCCGCACAGTCCGACTCCGTATTTGGTCAAGCGGGCCGTATCGTGGGGGCAGATGCCGTTGGCTGATTTGCTTGGAGAGCTAGTCGGCGAAGATCGCTCTCTGAATAGCATACTATCTCTGCTAGGTATCCCCGAGGGGGATACTCTGTCATAGGCAAGTCCGGGGGCATGTAGGTGCCCAGAAGAACAATCTTTAAAAGGAGAACTAAACATGTCCGAAAGCACTCAACAAAAATTGGGACGGGTTCGACCTCCTAGAGTCCAGATCACCTACGATGTGGAAATCGGCGGCGCCATTGTCATGAAACAATTACCATTTGTTGTCGGCGTGATGGCGGACCTTTCTGGTAAACCGGAAGAGCCATTGCCTCCGCTCAAGGAACGCAAGTTTGTCTTTGTTGATCGCGACAACGTGGATCAGGTCTTGGCGTCGGCAGCTCCTCGACTTGCCTATCAAGTTCTTAACAAGTTGGGTGACGATCCTGAGAAGCTTAACCTGGAGCTTAAGTTCAAAGAGGTGGATGATTTTCTACCAATCAATGTGGTTAAGCAGGTGCCAGTTCTCAAGTCATTATTCGACTCTAGGCAGCGGCTGGTAGACTTGCTTGGAAAACTTGATGGTAATGATCAACTGGATCAACTGATGCAAGAATTTATTCGGGATGAAAAAGTGCTAAAATCTTTGGAAGATTTGGCTACAGCTGGGGCGGAAGAGCAGGAAGACAAGGGGACGAAAGAGACTAAAGGCGCTAAAGAAGCAGTAGAACCAGCCGCACCAGAGCCTGATCAGAAGAAAGGAGCGGAAAAAGCAGATAAGACCCCGCCTGAAGAGGCATAACAATCCGGGCCAAAAAGGAGTTCACAATGAGTCCTGAAAGTAAGAATCTACTTGATAGATGTTTGTACGACGGAAAAATGGCCAAAGATGAATCGCAGGTTCCCTACGCCAAGGCCATGCTTGCAGAATTAGCAAGTCAATTGCTCGCAAAGGAGATGGAGCCATTGGAAGACACGGCAGCTATGCTGGTTGATCGCATTGCACGTATTGATGAGCTGATTTCTGCGCAACTTAACGAGGTTTTGCACTCTCCTGATTTCAAACAACTTGAAGGCACGTGGCGTGGTCTGAATTATCTGGTCAAGAATTCTGAGACCGGTGAAATGCTAAAACTGCGAGTTCTTAATGTTTCGCGCAAGGAATTGCAGGCGGACCTTGAAAAAGCGGTTGAGTTTGACCAAAGCAATCTTTTTAAAAAAGTTTATGAAGAAGAGTACGGAACATTTGGCGGTATGCCGTATAGCTGCCTCCTATATGATTTTGAATTCGGCAGACACCCTCAGGATATGGCGCTGATCGAAAAACTCTCTAATGTTGCAGCCGCGGCTCACACTCCGCTTTTGACAGGGGCCGCCCCCAAATTGTTCGATATGGATAGTTTTATCGAACTTGCAAATCCTCGTGATCTGACCAAATTGTTTGAAAGTTCCGAACTGATTAAATGGCGTTCCTTCCGGGCGAGCGAGGATTCTCGTTATGTCTCACTTGCTATGCCTCATGTTTTGTTACGATTACCGTATGGCCCGGACACTCTGCCGGTTGAAGAGTTTAATTATGTGGAGGATGTGGACGGTCACGAACACGAGAAATACCTTTGGGGTAATGCTTCGTGGGCTATGGCGCAACGCATCACTTCAGCCTTTGCAAAGCACGGCTGGACAGCAGCCATACGTGGTGTGGAAGGTGGAGGACTTGTTGAAGGGCTGCCTACCCATACTTTCAAAACTGATGATGGTGATATCGCTGTTAA
This sequence is a window from Desulfovibrio sp. UCD-KL4C. Protein-coding genes within it:
- a CDS encoding biotin attachment protein codes for the protein MLNIKELLEEIKASPYEEVEISVPHTGKIEFCGLKAGDKVSGPTGEWKEKSGTALAKLTRERNTKNIYAPEKGEIVSIRQDLEGQFVEAGEVLIKIRHFLSKEEVIHLILKKALFLFNSPEKAKYYFTPEIDTKIKGSGERSVKVRDGLELFIVSRMKRETPLNYAGPEGLIYAVYFHNGDNVDAGQPLIGVCPADQLKHIQEVVNRVQSEWEERD
- a CDS encoding single-stranded DNA-binding protein — encoded protein: MAGSMNKVILIGRIGQDPKISYTTSGQAVASFSVATDEGYKDRNSGQKVEKTEWHNIVAWRGTAEFVSKYLSKGRLVMVEGKLQTDKWQDKNGQDRYTTKIQASNVQGLDSRQSDGGYQGQQQVQQQGQYNQQPQQNQQNQYNQQPQQNSYNNAPQQQNGGPQEEDLGPAFPSEASGMDEVPF
- a CDS encoding IS3 family transposase, whose translation is MYKTREQAKQDIFIYLEIFYNRKRRHASIGYVSPEQFEQEYYRKQKLAA
- a CDS encoding DDE-type integrase/transposase/recombinase is translated as MPNVLSRNFTALEPNQKWVSDITYISTREGWLYLAVVQDIFSRKIMGWAMSNRVDAELACKALNMAISNRRPSGNVLFHTDQGSQYTSTSFS
- the tssK gene encoding type VI secretion system baseplate subunit TssK, with protein sequence MSNSYVIPDAVLWHEGMLLMPQHFQAADQHHEAQLHYRMMNLNPFSWGVNFLEINQGLLLQGIFRVLNLSAVMPDGQVICFMNDEVRHAELEISLDITATAQPEGVCIWITIPKHADGTLADDKTARYKSRETIVRDQTTGEEIQVPGLVPNIALWAGDTPPSRFSALPLARVQAKGVQFFLTKFVPPLMAVCNDTKLYLLCNMLTEKIRSKAATLVDRAASLSANESSLLLETRFHMLSLLTGLSAFEALLHSGAAHPLTLFTAMHSLAGGAASIGGTFLPPRVDYEHTDPMRCFKKLAAFICRMIETGIPETYKTHVFKQEKSVFTLELKNIPYVEGDYVIGVFFGPSDDPQKIKKWMDRAVIGKDETLKKLMKQRTIGAHRNILDRIPGMVTPVKAILYKVHIDETTTPPNELFIAGVAEGQDMLRPSSISLFTFNTGNNYTPSANDLAENSNLVPESNMPEGVK
- a CDS encoding DotU family type IV/VI secretion system protein; translation: MITARSISSTAGSERLENSVIRQFREFNELLFKVLNVALSKQSDHKSPEQLQDELIQLLQSQIKMLPPNSSTEGQLVMVGLADDLFLSNEWYGQAWWNSNPLEYRLFGTRSAGDRLYVIADRIIFERSQDNVALAAILLDAFALGFTGKYGDSVNSIPTIYRTGLRELIVLGRTQEELSQTTFCPDAYGRNFTPAVARSLPSIRYWVIGAGLVCAGLLVLSHLVWFSAIDQLRDVLNQLPV
- a CDS encoding type VI secretion system protein; translation: MSLALIDMIRPHLSLLLFGAGISTLLFAAVTMFVLWRIHKSAEKSTQVESEGDEEQSEHLDPTKKEIRFSLQKQMNETARSIGLWRLRDVPWCLVIGDAEDGGETLLANAGAQKSNGSMFNWFQFKQGVALVPLGSLGDIGNVHAKYAFTSLLKVMLRYKPRRPLDGLIIVLPVQNLASIDKAEALGEAVNSQLAHLQDTLGIRPPIYLLVTSCECIKGFSEVCNVLSSDQLRQMFGWASPYVPDATWSSEWMNEAERSVLGALEDLRSEIFSRPIEPKTAEHIFAFQSRLKSFFNPLQHLTSEIFRHSVYHEPFQFRGIWFCGSPVGRHNQGAVFIRELLSQKVFMEHSCAVPIRRIMTRRTGIIRAAQFLVVSILCTWAVFIWGGSNALQRDVPTVLPVVRTYITMNNAAGMTWWTEGLQIPQNRLEKMATSVPRIQKVFQNNARTLLMTMEGAKDGWLTSIVFPTSYLYRIESRIDKLYSLIFNEIILKGITLGLLYKGDEIYNDPPTITISKGSDDSLMDLPAYKELNRYINDSALFKTRCEQFNNLKNIHNVDDLKDIINYVFDLDLENVFNENRKRLEGIMAESIYQRIDLSKYAARAVTAFNSRMSLLYDQMFDDNPLLRATDELVAALGSLTKNGGSYRPGSEEVRVEDDIAAVRELLNNPEQSWPTKVALPPNWPIEDLFTKAASETLLRAATVNIWRKKGETRRRGLYVDLAKKSSPFTGSFFITEASGLTLRPMVCLLQQSISDLRKQVFMRKAEDFPLSSDIPPATRLVWKISMLQQAVGLAAPFDVYFNNEMKEFPSTFRSTVQKQGGQRLSENIAALIGQAQQFVPVHSLTYSGRFRPEGYGAINFSQAAPLLLRILDIYNQLGQQYERSELSAVVDKQAMDLLRRSDEALKKENLYTPNYQSLDRWDGNTPASVAIFGLQSKKELVSYLASQRDRIRLISTTWAEPALAYLYMRDDFTQDDFSIITRWEDIIDDLDQYDSHILGNSLTQLEQYVLYGLGNQTSVPPVAGDDWFNQKTVALYEAVHKRIDWLYLQRFSQAWNQAADYFTQKLASHFPFSSPLNIQESASPDDILTFLSMLPQPPDAELPINIQRFLKSIEDIRTFMGDSKQGESLGPLSFDVELAFHDPQYGELNTDQLIDQKLQLGRTLLSWRNGERTGLWSYGSPVMFTLQWAKDGLRIPIKIEDDSGTSDLQTTVVYNYDSPWALLAFMQANRFKDEFLVDGTTPKSGTMMFEVPTKRKGAKDVGSSSVRMPVEESSTGVVRSFLRITLRKVGKAGSPPGNQITLPDEFPQEMPKFDPYSVWLNSKKF